A region of Paraburkholderia sp. BL23I1N1 DNA encodes the following proteins:
- the aruF gene encoding arginine/ornithine succinyltransferase subunit alpha: protein MLFVRPGRLADLDALEHMARTAQPVLHSLPHDRRALEARVALSEDSFRADVDFPGEEFYLFVLEDAESGKLMGTASIVAAAGYSDPFYAFRNDALIHASRELHVNRKIHALTMSHELTGKSRLAGFYIDPSLRGDAAAQLMSRARMMYIAANRKRFTPEVFSLLLGVTDDSGVSPFWEAVGRKFFGRNFADIEIESGGRSRTFIAEVMPTYPIYVPLLPEAAQRVLGEPDSKALLAYEIHLEEGFETDRFIDIFDAGPVLTAQVDRSACVTRNETRVVREAGTAADGSTYLVAHNGADGEFRCVLGTLAGGKAGGASLSHAARAALGVAEGDTVRCVPLHQPHQEEFSGDAQ, encoded by the coding sequence ATGCTCTTCGTACGCCCCGGCCGCCTCGCCGATCTCGACGCGCTTGAACACATGGCGCGCACCGCGCAACCGGTGCTGCATTCGCTGCCGCACGACCGGCGTGCGCTCGAAGCGCGCGTCGCGTTGTCGGAAGACTCATTTCGCGCGGATGTCGATTTTCCGGGCGAGGAGTTCTACCTGTTCGTGCTCGAGGACGCGGAGAGCGGCAAGCTGATGGGCACGGCGAGCATTGTCGCCGCCGCCGGTTATTCGGACCCGTTCTACGCGTTTCGCAACGACGCGCTGATTCATGCGTCGCGTGAGTTGCACGTGAATCGGAAGATTCACGCGCTGACCATGTCGCATGAACTGACCGGCAAAAGCCGCTTGGCGGGCTTTTACATCGACCCGTCGCTGCGTGGCGATGCGGCCGCGCAATTGATGTCGCGGGCGCGGATGATGTATATCGCCGCGAATCGCAAGCGCTTCACGCCGGAAGTGTTCTCGCTGCTGCTCGGCGTCACCGACGACTCAGGTGTGTCGCCGTTCTGGGAGGCGGTGGGGCGCAAGTTCTTCGGCCGCAATTTTGCCGACATCGAAATTGAATCGGGTGGCCGCAGCCGCACCTTTATCGCTGAGGTAATGCCGACCTATCCGATCTATGTGCCGTTGCTTCCGGAAGCGGCGCAGCGCGTGCTCGGCGAGCCGGATTCGAAAGCGCTGCTCGCGTACGAGATTCACCTCGAAGAAGGCTTCGAGACGGATCGCTTTATCGATATTTTCGACGCGGGTCCGGTGTTGACCGCGCAGGTCGATCGCAGCGCCTGCGTGACGCGCAATGAAACACGCGTGGTGCGCGAAGCCGGTACGGCTGCCGACGGTTCGACGTATCTGGTCGCGCATAACGGTGCGGATGGCGAGTTCCGCTGCGTGCTCGGCACCTTGGCCGGCGGTAAAGCAGGCGGCGCGTCGTTGTCGCATGCGGCGCGTGCCGCGCTCGGCGTAGCGGAGGGCGACACGGTACGCTGCGTGCCGTTGCACCAGCCGCATCAGGAAGAATTTTCGGGAGACGCACAATGA
- the astB gene encoding N-succinylarginine dihydrolase produces MQATEANFDGLVGPTHNYAGLSFGNVASQNNEKSVANPKAAAKQGLRKMKQLADLGFHQGVLPPQERPSMRLLRELGFSGDDATVIARVAKDAPELLAAASSASAMWTANAATVSPSADTPDGRVHFTPANLCSKLHRAIEHESTRRTLRAMFSDADRFAVHEALPGTPALGDEGAANHTRFCSEYGTRGVEFFVYGRSEYRRGPEPKRFPARQTFEASRAVAHRHGLKEAATVYAQQNPDVIDAGVFHNDVIAVGNRNTLFCHQLAFVEQNAVYDELRTKLSGLKAEFNVIEVPDAQVSVADAVTSYLFNSQLLTRPDGKQVLVVPQECRENPRVAAYLDDLTSHTGPIDDVLVFDLRESMKNGGGPACLRLRVVLNDAERASVTPGVWINDQLFGRLDTWIEKHYRDRLAPADLTDPQLLAESRTALDELTQILGLGSLYDFQR; encoded by the coding sequence ATGCAAGCCACTGAAGCCAATTTCGACGGTCTCGTCGGCCCGACCCACAACTACGCAGGGCTCTCGTTCGGCAACGTCGCCTCGCAGAACAACGAGAAGTCGGTTGCGAATCCGAAGGCCGCTGCCAAGCAGGGCCTGCGCAAGATGAAGCAGTTGGCCGATCTCGGCTTTCATCAAGGCGTGTTGCCGCCGCAGGAGCGTCCTTCGATGCGTCTGTTGCGCGAACTCGGTTTTTCGGGCGACGACGCGACGGTAATCGCACGCGTGGCCAAAGACGCGCCCGAGTTGCTGGCCGCGGCGAGCTCGGCTTCGGCGATGTGGACCGCGAATGCGGCGACGGTGAGCCCCTCGGCCGACACGCCCGACGGCCGCGTGCATTTCACGCCGGCCAATCTGTGCAGCAAGCTGCATCGCGCGATCGAGCATGAATCGACGCGCCGCACCTTGCGCGCTATGTTCAGCGACGCTGACCGGTTCGCGGTGCATGAAGCGCTGCCCGGCACACCGGCGCTCGGCGACGAAGGCGCGGCGAACCACACGCGTTTCTGCTCGGAATACGGCACACGTGGCGTCGAATTCTTCGTGTACGGCCGCAGCGAATATCGCCGCGGACCTGAGCCGAAGCGCTTTCCCGCGCGTCAGACGTTCGAAGCGAGCCGTGCGGTTGCCCATCGTCACGGTCTGAAAGAAGCGGCCACCGTGTACGCCCAGCAGAACCCCGACGTGATCGACGCGGGCGTGTTCCACAACGACGTGATCGCGGTCGGCAATCGCAATACGCTGTTTTGCCATCAACTCGCGTTTGTCGAGCAGAACGCGGTGTACGACGAACTGCGCACGAAGCTCTCCGGGCTGAAGGCCGAGTTCAACGTGATCGAAGTGCCGGACGCGCAGGTGAGCGTGGCCGACGCAGTCACGTCATACCTGTTCAACAGCCAGCTGCTGACGCGCCCCGACGGCAAGCAGGTTCTGGTGGTGCCGCAGGAATGCCGCGAGAATCCGCGCGTGGCCGCGTACCTCGACGATCTGACGTCGCACACCGGACCGATCGACGACGTACTCGTGTTCGATCTGCGCGAAAGCATGAAGAATGGCGGCGGTCCGGCATGTTTGCGCCTGCGCGTCGTGCTGAACGATGCCGAGCGCGCAAGCGTCACGCCGGGCGTGTGGATCAACGATCAGTTGTTCGGCCGCCTCGATACGTGGATCGAAAAGCATTATCGCGACCGCCTCGCACCGGCCGATCTGACCGATCCGCAACTGCTCGCCGAGTCGCGCACCGCGCTCGACGAACTGACGCAGATTCTCGGTCTGGGTTCGCTGTATGACTTCCAGCGCTGA
- the astE gene encoding succinylglutamate desuccinylase has product MTSSAERGMSGSMLDDFLAYTLAGSRPEAHAMKGTCVSGVRWSWLDDGVLQLEPATQEEGTRSVLASAGVHGDETAPIELLSYLVRDIANGAAALTCRLLVILGNVDAMRDACRYRDDDLNRLFSGRHAQVPDSHEAPRAAALERAATQFFDIASAERGARWHIDMHTAIRASAFERFALLPHTGRPFSHAMFEWLGEARISAVLLHTTKGNTYSHFTAQACGAEACTLELGKVRPFGQNDLTRFAGADEALRHLLAGINAANGAKGDANAALPRAFTVIDQITKRSEAFELRVAADVPNFTPFVKGTVLACDGDYRYVVSRDEERIVFPNATVKPGLRAGLMVVETTQDTLSSLV; this is encoded by the coding sequence ATGACTTCCAGCGCTGAGCGCGGCATGAGCGGTTCGATGCTCGACGATTTTTTGGCGTACACGCTGGCGGGCTCGCGGCCCGAAGCGCACGCCATGAAGGGAACGTGTGTCAGCGGCGTGCGGTGGTCGTGGCTCGACGACGGCGTGCTGCAGCTCGAACCCGCCACGCAGGAAGAGGGCACGCGAAGCGTGCTCGCCTCGGCCGGCGTGCATGGTGATGAAACCGCGCCGATCGAATTGCTGTCGTATCTCGTGCGCGATATCGCAAACGGCGCCGCCGCATTGACCTGCCGCCTGCTGGTGATTCTCGGCAACGTCGACGCCATGCGCGACGCCTGCCGTTATCGCGACGACGATCTCAACCGCCTCTTCAGCGGACGTCACGCGCAGGTGCCGGACAGTCACGAAGCGCCACGCGCCGCGGCGTTGGAACGCGCGGCGACGCAGTTCTTCGACATTGCATCGGCTGAACGCGGCGCGCGCTGGCATATCGACATGCATACGGCGATCCGCGCTTCCGCTTTCGAGCGGTTTGCACTGCTGCCGCATACAGGCAGGCCGTTTTCGCACGCGATGTTCGAATGGCTCGGCGAGGCACGCATCAGCGCGGTACTGCTTCATACGACCAAGGGCAATACGTATTCGCACTTCACCGCGCAAGCTTGCGGCGCGGAGGCGTGTACGCTGGAACTCGGCAAAGTGCGTCCGTTCGGCCAGAACGACTTGACGCGTTTTGCGGGTGCGGACGAGGCGCTGCGGCATCTTCTGGCGGGTATCAACGCTGCCAACGGCGCAAAGGGTGACGCAAACGCAGCGCTGCCGCGTGCGTTCACCGTGATCGACCAGATCACCAAGCGCAGCGAAGCATTCGAATTACGGGTTGCCGCGGATGTGCCGAACTTCACCCCGTTCGTGAAGGGCACCGTACTCGCCTGTGACGGCGATTATCGCTATGTCGTCAGTCGCGACGAAGAACGCATTGTGTTTCCAAACGCGACGGTCAAGCCGGGCTTGCGCGCCGGCTTGATGGTGGTCGAGACGACGCAGGACACACTGTCCAGTCTCGTGTAA
- the astA gene encoding arginine N-succinyltransferase: protein MIVVRVVQRGDVDALMRLAQETGPGLTTFKPDRDALAARVERARRTMEDKAEPHEAGYFFVMEDTGTGDVAGVCGIETSVGLQQPFYNYRVSTVVHASQDLGIWTRMRALNISHDLTGYAEVCSLFLSPRYRTSGVGGLLSRSRFMFLAQFRERFPQRLCAELRGHFDAEGTSPFWRAVGSHFYQIDFNAADYLSSHGRKAFLAELMPRYPVYVELLPEEAQECVGLTHNDTIPARRMLESEGLRYENHVDIFDAGPVLECHIADLRTVRESAVVRVEIADVPAGAPQDAPRSMVSNTSLGDFRVGVAAGAPRDGVFRMSAAEAAALDVKAGDPVRVMQLKHKQG, encoded by the coding sequence ATGATCGTCGTTCGCGTTGTGCAACGAGGCGATGTGGACGCGCTCATGCGGCTCGCGCAGGAGACCGGCCCCGGTCTCACCACCTTCAAGCCGGATCGCGATGCACTCGCGGCGCGCGTTGAACGTGCGCGCCGCACGATGGAAGACAAGGCCGAGCCGCACGAAGCCGGTTATTTCTTCGTGATGGAAGACACCGGTACCGGCGACGTGGCCGGCGTATGCGGGATTGAAACCTCGGTCGGCCTGCAGCAACCCTTCTACAACTACCGCGTGAGCACGGTCGTGCACGCAAGCCAGGACCTCGGCATCTGGACGCGCATGCGCGCGCTGAACATTTCGCATGACCTGACGGGTTATGCCGAAGTGTGTTCGCTGTTCCTGAGCCCGCGTTATCGCACGAGCGGCGTCGGCGGCTTGCTGTCGCGTTCGCGCTTCATGTTTCTGGCGCAATTCCGCGAGCGTTTCCCGCAGCGGTTGTGCGCGGAATTGCGCGGCCATTTCGACGCGGAAGGCACTTCGCCGTTCTGGCGCGCGGTGGGCTCGCATTTCTACCAGATCGATTTCAACGCGGCGGACTATCTGAGCTCGCATGGCCGCAAGGCATTCCTTGCCGAGTTGATGCCGCGTTATCCGGTGTATGTCGAACTGCTGCCGGAAGAAGCGCAAGAATGCGTCGGCCTCACACATAACGACACGATTCCTGCGCGCCGCATGCTCGAATCCGAGGGACTGCGCTACGAGAATCACGTCGATATCTTCGATGCAGGCCCGGTGCTCGAATGCCATATCGCCGACTTGCGCACCGTGCGCGAAAGCGCGGTGGTGCGGGTCGAGATCGCTGATGTGCCGGCGGGCGCGCCGCAGGATGCACCGCGTTCAATGGTATCGAATACGTCGCTGGGCGATTTTCGCGTGGGCGTGGCTGCGGGCGCGCCGCGAGACGGCGTGTTCCGCATGAGCGCAGCCGAAGCGGCCGCGCTCGACGTCAAGGCAGGCGACCCGGTGCGGGTCATGCAGCTGAAACACAAACAAGGATGA
- a CDS encoding aspartate aminotransferase family protein, whose amino-acid sequence MNDLTVTRQTFDEVMVPVFSPAAFVPDRGLGSRVWDTQGRDYIDFAGGIAVTALGHAHPELLKVLHEQGGKLWHIGNGYTNEPVLRLAKRLEDLTFADRAFFANSGAEANEAALKLARRVAFERHGADKVEIISFTQSFHGRTFFTVSVGGQPKYSEGFGPVPAGITHLPYNDIEAVKQAIGAKTCAVIVEPIQGEGGVIPADPAFLKALREACDQHGALLIFDEVQTGVGRSGYFYAYQDTGVTPDILTTAKALGNGFPIGAMLTTNELAAHFKVGVHGTTYGGNPLGSAIAEKVVELVSDPKLLEGVRTRSEALKSQLAKLNERFGLFTEVRGKGLLIGAELTDAFKGRAKDFVTAAGQHGVIMLMAGPDVLRFVPSLIMPLDDMYEGFARLAKAIEEIVGAKAETASK is encoded by the coding sequence ATGAACGACCTGACTGTGACTCGCCAGACCTTCGACGAAGTGATGGTGCCGGTGTTTTCGCCCGCCGCCTTCGTACCCGATCGCGGTCTCGGCTCACGCGTCTGGGATACGCAAGGCCGCGACTATATCGACTTCGCCGGCGGTATCGCCGTCACCGCGCTCGGTCATGCCCATCCTGAACTGTTGAAAGTCCTGCACGAGCAGGGCGGCAAGCTGTGGCACATCGGTAACGGCTACACCAACGAACCGGTGCTGCGTCTCGCCAAACGTCTCGAAGACCTGACCTTCGCCGACCGCGCGTTCTTCGCCAACTCGGGTGCGGAAGCGAACGAAGCGGCCTTGAAGCTGGCACGCCGCGTCGCGTTCGAGCGCCATGGCGCCGACAAGGTCGAAATCATCTCGTTCACGCAGTCGTTCCATGGCCGTACGTTCTTCACCGTGAGCGTCGGTGGCCAGCCGAAGTATTCGGAAGGCTTCGGCCCGGTGCCGGCCGGCATCACCCATCTGCCGTACAACGATATTGAAGCGGTCAAGCAGGCGATCGGCGCGAAAACCTGCGCGGTGATCGTCGAGCCGATCCAGGGCGAGGGCGGTGTGATCCCGGCCGATCCGGCGTTCCTGAAGGCGCTGCGCGAAGCCTGCGATCAGCACGGCGCACTGCTGATTTTTGACGAGGTACAAACGGGTGTGGGCCGCAGCGGCTATTTCTACGCGTACCAGGACACGGGCGTGACGCCGGACATCCTGACCACCGCGAAGGCGCTCGGCAACGGTTTCCCGATCGGCGCAATGCTGACCACCAACGAACTGGCCGCGCACTTCAAGGTCGGCGTGCATGGCACGACCTACGGCGGCAATCCGCTGGGCTCGGCAATCGCCGAGAAGGTGGTCGAGTTGGTCAGCGATCCGAAGCTGCTCGAAGGCGTGCGTACTCGCAGCGAAGCATTGAAGAGTCAACTCGCCAAGCTCAACGAACGCTTTGGTCTGTTCACGGAAGTGCGTGGCAAGGGTCTGTTGATCGGTGCTGAATTGACCGATGCGTTCAAAGGCCGCGCGAAAGATTTCGTTACCGCCGCAGGTCAGCACGGCGTGATCATGCTGATGGCGGGTCCGGACGTGCTGCGTTTCGTGCCCTCGCTGATCATGCCGCTCGACGATATGTACGAAGGCTTCGCGCGTCTCGCGAAGGCGATTGAAGAGATCGTCGGCGCGAAAGCCGAAACGGCATCGAAGTGA
- a CDS encoding LysR family transcriptional regulator, with protein MRAKTQYELTSADTQTILALVRAGTLAEAAQRLAIDASTIFRSVQRIERGLGQRLFERSRSGYRATPLGAQLARHAERIESELAAARSTVRASSDRVSGSVHVTTTDTVLYGLLLPALHDFAALHPALSFELTAANSLASLTKRDADIAVRATRRAPDHLVGKHVGPLRIAVFAAKGSGIHASDADALSRCDWAAPDSSLGDHPSVLWRKRHCPTVEPRYRTNSVMAVFELVARGFGVGIFPTFLARGRNDLVQLTPPLDEAESQVWVLAHPESRHLPHVAAVYTHLSRRLGGDFAAGDGAL; from the coding sequence ATGCGTGCAAAAACGCAATACGAACTGACGTCGGCGGATACCCAGACCATCCTCGCGCTGGTGCGCGCCGGCACCCTGGCGGAAGCGGCGCAGCGTCTGGCCATCGACGCGTCGACGATTTTTCGCTCCGTGCAGCGGATCGAACGCGGGCTTGGCCAGCGCCTGTTCGAACGCTCGCGCAGCGGCTATCGCGCGACACCGCTTGGCGCGCAACTGGCGCGCCATGCCGAACGCATCGAAAGCGAACTTGCGGCGGCACGCTCCACGGTGCGGGCGAGCAGCGACCGCGTGTCCGGCAGTGTTCATGTGACGACCACCGATACCGTGCTCTATGGTCTCTTGCTGCCCGCGCTGCATGATTTTGCGGCCCTGCACCCTGCCTTGTCGTTCGAGCTGACTGCTGCCAACAGCCTTGCAAGCTTGACCAAACGCGACGCCGACATCGCTGTGCGCGCCACGCGCCGCGCGCCGGATCATCTGGTGGGCAAACATGTGGGCCCGCTGCGTATCGCGGTGTTTGCCGCGAAGGGGAGCGGCATCCACGCGAGCGATGCCGATGCGTTGTCGCGCTGCGACTGGGCGGCGCCGGACAGCTCGCTCGGCGATCATCCTTCGGTTCTGTGGCGCAAGCGTCATTGTCCGACGGTCGAGCCGCGTTACCGGACCAATAGCGTGATGGCGGTGTTCGAACTGGTGGCGCGCGGCTTCGGCGTTGGCATCTTCCCGACCTTCCTTGCGCGCGGCCGGAACGATCTCGTGCAATTGACGCCGCCACTCGACGAAGCCGAATCGCAGGTCTGGGTGCTGGCGCATCCGGAGTCGCGTCATCTGCCGCATGTCGCGGCGGTCTATACGCATCTGTCGCGGCGGCTCGGCGGCGATTTCGCGGCCGGCGACGGTGCGCTCTAA
- the gstA gene encoding glutathione transferase GstA, protein MKLYYSPGACSLAVHIALREAELDFETVQVNLQTHKLANGDDYYAISPRGYVPLVEFADGSRHTEGAALLQTIADLAPEHALLPAAGSPQRLAVLEWLTYISTELHKTFSPWLWHQETAESTKAECRAKLATRFSELDRVLTEREYMTGQYTVADAYAFTVLSWARMLSMDLSAYPHLRAYLARVAARPKVREAMMAEGLLKANAA, encoded by the coding sequence ATGAAACTCTATTACTCGCCGGGCGCCTGCTCGCTGGCCGTTCACATTGCATTGCGCGAAGCGGAGCTCGACTTCGAAACCGTCCAGGTCAACCTGCAAACGCACAAGCTTGCCAACGGCGACGATTACTACGCGATCTCACCGCGCGGCTATGTGCCCCTCGTCGAATTCGCCGACGGCTCACGCCACACCGAAGGCGCGGCACTGCTGCAAACCATCGCCGACCTCGCGCCGGAGCACGCCCTGTTGCCCGCCGCCGGCTCGCCGCAACGGCTCGCGGTGCTCGAATGGCTCACCTATATCAGCACGGAGTTGCACAAGACGTTCAGCCCGTGGCTTTGGCATCAGGAGACAGCCGAATCGACGAAAGCGGAATGCCGCGCGAAACTCGCCACGCGATTCAGCGAACTCGATCGCGTGCTCACGGAACGCGAATATATGACCGGACAGTACACGGTCGCCGATGCGTATGCGTTCACGGTGTTGAGCTGGGCGCGGATGCTGTCGATGGATCTGAGCGCGTATCCGCATCTGCGTGCCTATCTGGCGCGCGTCGCGGCACGGCCGAAGGTGCGTGAGGCGATGATGGCGGAGGGTTTGTTGAAGGCGAACGCGGCTTAA
- the astD gene encoding succinylglutamate-semialdehyde dehydrogenase: MSELFIDGEWAAGTGPAFASRNPGTGATVWEGNSASAADVDQAVRSARRAFAAWSALSLDERCGVVRRFAALVTERKEALAEAIGRETGKPLWEARTEAASMAAKVEISIQAYNERTGEKRSPMADGTAVLRHRPHGVVAVFGPYNFPGHLPNGHIVPALIAGNAVVFKPSELAPGVAKLTVQIWHDAGLPAGVLNLVQGEKETGIALANHRQIDGLFFTGSSDTGTFLHKQFGGRPEIVLALEMGGNNPLVIGPVADVDAAVHHTIQSAFLSAGQRCTCARRIFVPNDAFGDRFVARLTEVTSRISVGEYNADPQPFMGAVISARAASRLVAAQERLLADGAKALLKMEQRDPKLGFVTPAILDVTAVKDLPDEEHFGPLAQIIRYNTFSEALDKANDTEFGLSAGLLADDEALWTHFQGTIRAGIVNWNRPTNGASSGAPFGGPGRSGNHRPSAYYAADYCAYPMASVESAQLQMPASVSPGLQF, from the coding sequence ATGAGCGAGCTTTTCATCGACGGCGAATGGGCCGCCGGCACAGGACCCGCATTCGCGTCGCGCAACCCGGGTACGGGCGCGACGGTGTGGGAAGGCAACAGCGCTTCGGCGGCCGACGTCGATCAGGCGGTGCGCAGCGCGCGCCGTGCGTTCGCGGCATGGTCGGCGTTGAGCCTCGACGAGCGTTGCGGCGTGGTGCGCCGCTTCGCTGCGCTCGTGACGGAGCGCAAGGAAGCGCTTGCCGAAGCGATCGGCCGCGAGACCGGCAAACCGCTGTGGGAAGCGCGCACTGAAGCGGCTTCGATGGCGGCGAAGGTCGAGATTTCGATTCAGGCCTATAACGAACGCACCGGTGAGAAACGTTCGCCGATGGCTGACGGCACCGCCGTGCTTCGGCATCGTCCGCATGGCGTGGTGGCGGTGTTCGGACCGTATAACTTCCCGGGGCATTTGCCGAACGGGCATATCGTGCCGGCGCTGATCGCGGGTAATGCCGTGGTGTTCAAGCCGTCGGAACTCGCGCCGGGCGTGGCTAAGCTTACTGTGCAGATCTGGCACGATGCAGGCTTGCCCGCCGGCGTGCTGAACCTCGTGCAAGGCGAGAAAGAGACGGGCATTGCGCTCGCCAACCATCGGCAGATCGACGGCCTGTTCTTCACGGGTAGTTCGGATACCGGAACATTTCTGCACAAGCAATTCGGCGGCCGTCCGGAGATCGTTCTCGCGTTGGAAATGGGTGGCAATAACCCGCTCGTGATCGGCCCCGTGGCGGATGTCGACGCCGCCGTGCATCACACGATTCAATCGGCGTTTCTGTCGGCAGGGCAGCGTTGCACGTGCGCGCGCCGTATTTTCGTGCCGAACGACGCGTTCGGCGATCGTTTCGTAGCGCGCCTGACCGAAGTGACTTCGCGCATCAGCGTCGGCGAATACAACGCCGATCCTCAGCCGTTCATGGGCGCGGTGATTTCCGCGCGTGCGGCTTCGCGTCTCGTCGCGGCGCAAGAGCGTTTGCTGGCCGACGGCGCGAAAGCGCTGCTGAAGATGGAGCAGCGCGATCCGAAACTCGGCTTCGTCACGCCCGCGATTCTCGACGTGACCGCCGTGAAGGACCTGCCGGATGAAGAGCATTTTGGACCGCTGGCGCAGATCATTCGCTACAACACGTTCAGCGAAGCGCTCGATAAAGCCAACGACACCGAATTCGGCCTCTCCGCTGGCCTGCTCGCCGACGACGAAGCGCTGTGGACGCATTTTCAGGGCACCATCCGCGCGGGCATCGTCAACTGGAACCGGCCGACTAACGGTGCCTCGTCGGGCGCGCCGTTCGGTGGCCCGGGGCGTTCGGGCAATCACCGGCCGAGCGCGTACTACGCGGCCGACTACTGCGCGTATCCGATGGCGTCCGTCGAAAGCGCGCAACTGCAAATGCCCGCGAGCGTCTCGCCGGGCCTTCAATTCTAA
- a CDS encoding ABC transporter substrate-binding protein, with amino-acid sequence MKMNWRNMAALALFATATVAAGTASATAAAADIKEVRFGVEASYAPFESKSPSGELQGFDIDIGNAVCAKLKAKCVWVENSFDGLIPALEARKFNAINSDMTITDQRRQAIEFTDPIYTIPNQMIAKKGSGLLPTPASLKGKHVGVLQGTIQETYAKARWAPAGVDVVPYQTQDQIYADLASGRLDAAFQDAEAASKGFLKKPQGAGFEFAGPAVTDEKLLGAGVGFGIRKGDKALKDALNQALKELKADGTIDRFAAKYFDVKVVLK; translated from the coding sequence ATGAAGATGAATTGGCGAAACATGGCTGCGCTCGCGCTGTTCGCGACGGCAACGGTAGCGGCAGGCACGGCATCGGCCACCGCAGCAGCGGCGGATATCAAGGAAGTGCGTTTCGGCGTCGAGGCGTCGTATGCGCCGTTCGAATCGAAGTCGCCGTCGGGCGAGCTGCAGGGTTTCGATATCGACATCGGCAATGCTGTCTGCGCAAAGCTGAAGGCGAAGTGCGTGTGGGTCGAGAATTCGTTCGACGGCCTGATTCCGGCGTTGGAAGCGCGCAAGTTCAACGCGATCAACTCGGACATGACGATCACGGACCAGCGCCGCCAGGCCATCGAATTCACCGATCCAATCTATACGATCCCGAATCAGATGATCGCGAAGAAGGGCAGCGGTTTGCTGCCTACGCCGGCCTCGCTCAAGGGTAAGCATGTCGGCGTGCTGCAAGGCACGATTCAGGAAACGTATGCGAAGGCGCGCTGGGCGCCGGCGGGTGTGGACGTCGTGCCGTATCAGACGCAGGACCAGATCTACGCCGATCTCGCGTCGGGTCGCCTGGACGCCGCGTTCCAGGACGCGGAAGCGGCTTCGAAGGGCTTCCTGAAGAAACCGCAAGGCGCAGGCTTCGAATTCGCCGGCCCGGCCGTCACCGACGAGAAGCTGCTTGGCGCGGGCGTGGGCTTCGGCATCCGCAAAGGCGACAAGGCGTTGAAAGACGCGTTGAACCAGGCGCTCAAGGAACTGAAGGCCGACGGCACGATTGACCGCTTCGCCGCGAAGTACTTCGATGTGAAGGTGGTGTTGAAGTAA
- a CDS encoding acetoacetate decarboxylase: protein MDVKSVLSNAFAMPITSPAFPMGPYRFIDREFLIITYRTDPDKLRAVVPEPLQIGEPLVHYEFIRMPDSTGFGDYTESGQVIPVSYNGVAGGYTLAMYLDDHPPIAGGRELWGFPKKLAKPVLEVHTDTLVGTLDYGPIRIATGTMGYKHRQLDLAQQQKRLETPNFLLKVIPHVDGTPRICELVRYYLQDITLKGAWTGPVSLELAHHALAPVAELPVLEIVEARHLMADLTLGLGEVVFDYLDQPTASVR from the coding sequence ATGGACGTCAAAAGCGTGCTGTCAAATGCCTTCGCGATGCCAATCACGAGCCCGGCGTTTCCGATGGGCCCGTATCGTTTCATCGACCGGGAATTCCTGATCATCACTTACCGCACCGATCCGGACAAACTGCGCGCCGTGGTGCCCGAGCCGCTCCAGATCGGCGAGCCGCTGGTGCATTACGAATTCATTCGTATGCCGGATTCGACCGGTTTCGGCGACTACACGGAAAGCGGCCAGGTGATCCCGGTGTCGTACAACGGTGTTGCAGGGGGCTACACGCTGGCCATGTATCTGGACGACCATCCGCCGATCGCCGGCGGCCGTGAACTGTGGGGCTTTCCGAAGAAGCTCGCGAAGCCCGTGCTCGAAGTCCATACCGACACCTTGGTCGGCACGCTCGATTACGGTCCGATTCGCATCGCCACCGGCACGATGGGTTACAAGCATCGGCAACTGGATCTCGCGCAGCAGCAGAAACGCCTGGAAACGCCGAACTTCCTGCTGAAGGTGATTCCGCACGTGGACGGCACGCCGCGCATTTGCGAGCTGGTGCGCTACTACCTGCAGGACATCACGCTCAAAGGCGCATGGACGGGGCCCGTCTCGCTCGAACTGGCACACCACGCGTTGGCGCCGGTCGCGGAATTGCCGGTGCTCGAAATCGTCGAGGCACGGCATCTGATGGCCGATCTAACGCTCGGACTCGGTGAGGTCGTGTTCGATTATCTCGATCAGCCCACGGCCAGCGTTCGCTAA